TTGGCCACCGGCCTGCAGGCCGCCGAAGAGGTGTTCCTGCGCGAAGACTTTGAAACCCTCGACGCATGGGAGCCATTGTATTTTCGCGGGATAGACCGGCATACGGCTTATACCATCGAGCAGCAGGAAGGATCGAACGTCCTGGTTGCGAGGAGCAGTGACAGCGCCTCGGCCATGGTCCACAAACAGACGTTCAATGTCGCCGAGTTTCCAATACTCCACTGGCGCTGGAAGGTAGACAATGTCTATGACAAAGGAACCTACCGGCTCAAATCCGGGGACGACTATCCCATCAGGGTGTATATCCTGTTTGCCTATGACCCCGATACCGCGGGTTTCGGTATGAAGATCAAGTATGAGCTGGCTAAAGCCCTCTACGGCCGCTATCCGCCGCACAGCTCCCTGAACTATATCTGGACCAGCCGGCCCGAGGAAACCGATCCCGTCGCCAGCCCG
This Desulfatitalea tepidiphila DNA region includes the following protein-coding sequences:
- a CDS encoding DUF3047 domain-containing protein, with product MALIPKTVLYVFLISNVALATGLQAAEEVFLREDFETLDAWEPLYFRGIDRHTAYTIEQQEGSNVLVARSSDSASAMVHKQTFNVAEFPILHWRWKVDNVYDKGTYRLKSGDDYPIRVYILFAYDPDTAGFGMKIKYELAKALYGRYPPHSSLNYIWTSRPEETDPVASPFTDRSMMIPLRYGSKDVGRWVEETVNMLEDFKRIFGGHPPAEASIAVMNDSDNTGESATSYIQFIEVRKSAPGGKDARQE